In one window of Halanaerobiaceae bacterium ANBcell28 DNA:
- a CDS encoding DUF501 domain-containing protein, with translation MKGVFKINKNDINVIEFQLGRKADNFSQVVKYCPFNKPAVLMTLPYSKENGVFPTTYWLSCPYLNKELAKLEDDGIIKDLSEKIKDSNQLREELMKTHLRYAKERFRLLGKSDLEDIERKSSRIKDVLKESGVGGIMDKEGIKCLHTHLADYLANKQNPIGKLVWNMVNWPEECDFCMINEEKG, from the coding sequence TTGAAAGGAGTTTTTAAAATAAATAAGAATGACATAAATGTAATTGAGTTTCAGTTAGGCAGAAAAGCTGATAATTTTTCTCAGGTTGTAAAATATTGTCCCTTTAATAAACCAGCTGTTTTAATGACATTACCATACAGTAAAGAAAACGGAGTTTTTCCTACTACATATTGGTTATCTTGTCCATATCTGAACAAAGAATTGGCAAAATTAGAAGATGATGGCATCATCAAAGATCTTTCAGAAAAAATTAAAGATAGTAATCAATTGAGAGAAGAATTAATGAAAACACATTTAAGGTACGCTAAAGAAAGGTTTCGTTTATTAGGAAAAAGTGATTTGGAGGATATTGAACGTAAGTCTTCAAGGATAAAAGATGTTCTAAAAGAATCAGGTGTTGGAGGTATAATGGATAAAGAGGGTATTAAATGTCTTCATACCCATCTGGCAGATTATTTAGCAAATAAGCAAAATCCAATAGGTAAGTTAGTATGGAATATGGTTAATTGGCCAGAGGAATGTGATTTTTGTATGATAAATGAAGAAAAAGGGTGA
- a CDS encoding Ppx/GppA phosphatase family protein, with translation MRLGSIDVGTNSCRMLLVDYVGDEAKIIKKSLEITRLGEGVDNNLALTKDAIERTYKAIAKFIQDINDLKVRKVRVIGTSALRDVKNAGELTEKIKEDFNVDFDVISGDEEARLNYMANKNMGLDNMIIDIGGGSTEFIWKEGDEIRFNSLDMGSVRMTERFIKDPSNKISEIDLDSIKINVKEIMEKNLNLKKGIEKLIGLGGTITTLAAIDLAMEEYDAKKIEAYELSRANIIEILSSLVNKNLAERKKISGLQPGRADVIIAGTVVLLTIMDIMRINHIISSEYDLLYGVIEDMRIKA, from the coding sequence ATGAGACTAGGATCTATTGACGTCGGTACAAATTCTTGTAGAATGCTGCTTGTAGATTATGTAGGAGATGAGGCTAAGATTATAAAAAAGTCTTTAGAGATAACTCGTTTGGGAGAAGGAGTAGATAATAATCTTGCTTTAACAAAGGATGCAATTGAAAGAACATACAAGGCTATTGCGAAGTTTATACAAGATATAAATGATTTGAAAGTAAGAAAAGTAAGAGTTATTGGTACTAGTGCATTAAGAGATGTGAAAAATGCTGGAGAATTAACAGAGAAAATAAAAGAGGATTTTAATGTAGATTTTGATGTGATTTCTGGTGATGAAGAAGCAAGGCTTAATTATATGGCAAATAAAAATATGGGATTAGATAATATGATTATTGATATTGGTGGAGGAAGTACTGAATTTATATGGAAAGAAGGAGATGAAATTCGTTTTAACAGTTTGGATATGGGTTCTGTGAGAATGACAGAAAGATTTATAAAGGATCCAAGTAATAAAATTTCTGAGATAGACTTAGATTCTATAAAAATAAATGTAAAAGAAATAATGGAGAAAAACCTTAATCTTAAAAAAGGGATTGAAAAGTTAATAGGATTAGGGGGAACTATTACTACTTTAGCAGCGATAGACTTGGCAATGGAAGAATATGATGCAAAGAAAATTGAAGCCTATGAATTAAGTAGAGCTAATATAATTGAAATTCTATCTTCCTTAGTAAATAAGAATCTAGCTGAGAGAAAGAAGATAAGTGGTTTACAGCCAGGTAGAGCAGATGTTATCATAGCTGGTACAGTAGTGTTACTTACAATTATGGATATAATGAGAATTAATCATATAATAAGTAGTGAGTATGATTTGCTTTATGGAGTAATTGAAGATATGAGAATCAAAGCTTAG
- a CDS encoding SpoIIE family protein phosphatase, which translates to MLQEPYLVLKQNNEREREGFFKISNIDFIFLLLAFFVGHAQLANFYFLPFVYLTIMAISKRFVFLISFIIISLSFYWSGGFLNFKYLLAVSLGFLTYLLFRQKLKKLDIVWINTLLYIIFAFINNYIYEHLTIFYFIYIAEAILIYGITHLSIKGFRQIINKKEHLSNLALFTIFIFSNGFLIGIANFDFIPYQVINILIMTLIMAMSYILGFNYSIITALAFGMVLHGADIIPLNNLFLYIIFAFISSAFLNKKKIWSLLGVVIVFFLYSGFSTDISELQEIALVLLLVFIIFMIVPQKFYYRLFSPFLVKEKVTIKEEKFELVTDLKEHLKQLSGVFSELSITFSQAIPTDSGDKSLDDFAFIFKSKVCGKCKRLNICWQQEKDDIYKRIYFLLKTGEKEGSLSVENINKCFAEKCSYVKQIISSAKVSYEIYQINKFWRNRLKDNQKIVSEQLSGLAEIVNQFSGGSSLTTIKEAVLGHIKRKATENGIDLYKVELHSIGDNREYLTAEMEQCSGNNVCGEQFLDLINAEFDCDFRLVSKSCGNKMKDMACRLVYGPLGNYKLEVASVLRACSDNTSGDGFLHKALKDGKDLVVISDGMGVGKKAAAESEAAINLLETIIDAGFDQSLAIKTINSALYLRNQEETFTTLDICIFDTFTGKVTFSKIGAIASYIKRGWELIKIDSASLPVGILDKIEVTKNELEVYPDDFIIMLTDGVMDIRDDIKDKEEWLRQMMQNSSFDQADSMLNYMLETILDFNGEINDDMTMVVIKVEELIKKSRKFKGLPRINIGK; encoded by the coding sequence ATGCTACAGGAACCATATTTAGTACTAAAACAAAATAATGAGAGAGAAAGAGAAGGTTTTTTTAAGATAAGCAACATTGATTTTATATTTTTATTACTTGCTTTTTTTGTAGGACATGCTCAGCTTGCTAATTTTTATTTCTTACCTTTTGTATATTTAACTATTATGGCAATAAGTAAAAGGTTTGTATTTTTAATATCATTTATAATAATTTCACTAAGTTTTTATTGGTCTGGAGGGTTTTTAAATTTTAAATACTTACTTGCAGTATCTTTAGGTTTTCTTACGTATTTGCTTTTCAGGCAGAAATTAAAAAAGCTAGATATAGTATGGATAAATACTTTATTGTATATTATCTTTGCTTTTATAAATAATTATATATATGAACATTTGACGATTTTTTATTTTATTTATATAGCTGAAGCAATTTTAATTTATGGAATAACTCATCTATCAATAAAAGGATTTAGACAAATAATTAATAAAAAAGAACATTTAAGTAATCTAGCTTTGTTTACTATTTTTATCTTTTCAAATGGATTCCTAATAGGTATAGCTAATTTTGATTTTATTCCATATCAAGTAATTAATATATTAATCATGACATTAATCATGGCTATGTCTTATATTCTTGGTTTTAACTATAGCATAATAACTGCCCTGGCTTTTGGAATGGTTTTGCATGGTGCAGATATTATCCCATTAAATAATTTGTTTTTATATATTATATTTGCTTTTATTTCCTCTGCTTTTTTAAATAAGAAAAAGATTTGGTCTTTACTAGGTGTAGTTATTGTATTCTTCCTATATTCAGGTTTTTCCACTGATATTTCAGAATTACAGGAAATAGCATTGGTACTATTACTAGTGTTTATTATATTTATGATAGTGCCACAGAAATTTTATTATCGTCTTTTTTCTCCTTTTCTTGTGAAGGAGAAAGTTACAATTAAAGAAGAAAAATTTGAATTAGTCACTGACTTAAAAGAGCACTTAAAGCAATTGTCAGGGGTTTTTAGTGAGTTAAGTATTACATTTAGTCAAGCAATTCCTACTGATAGTGGTGACAAGTCATTAGATGACTTTGCATTTATTTTTAAGTCAAAGGTCTGTGGCAAATGTAAGCGTTTGAATATATGTTGGCAGCAAGAAAAGGATGATATTTATAAGCGTATTTATTTTTTACTTAAGACTGGAGAGAAAGAAGGCTCTCTTAGTGTAGAAAATATTAATAAATGTTTCGCTGAAAAATGTTCTTATGTAAAACAAATAATCAGTAGTGCTAAAGTTAGTTATGAAATATATCAGATAAATAAATTTTGGAGAAATAGATTGAAAGATAATCAAAAAATAGTTTCTGAACAATTATCTGGTTTGGCTGAAATAGTTAATCAATTTTCTGGTGGGTCTTCTTTAACGACTATAAAAGAGGCAGTCCTTGGTCATATAAAAAGAAAGGCAACTGAAAATGGAATCGATCTTTATAAAGTTGAGTTGCATTCAATAGGTGATAATAGAGAATACCTTACTGCAGAAATGGAGCAGTGTAGTGGTAATAATGTTTGTGGAGAACAGTTTCTAGATCTAATTAATGCCGAATTTGACTGTGACTTCAGACTTGTTTCAAAGTCTTGTGGTAATAAGATGAAAGATATGGCTTGTCGCTTAGTTTATGGTCCACTTGGCAACTACAAATTAGAAGTTGCTAGTGTTTTAAGGGCTTGTTCAGATAATACATCAGGAGATGGTTTTTTACATAAAGCACTAAAGGATGGTAAGGATTTAGTAGTGATATCAGATGGTATGGGAGTAGGTAAAAAGGCTGCAGCTGAAAGTGAGGCGGCAATTAATTTGCTAGAAACTATTATAGATGCTGGTTTTGATCAATCCCTTGCAATTAAAACAATTAACTCTGCCTTGTATTTAAGAAATCAAGAAGAAACTTTTACTACATTAGATATTTGTATTTTTGATACTTTTACCGGGAAAGTTACTTTTAGTAAGATAGGTGCGATAGCTAGTTATATTAAAAGAGGTTGGGAATTAATCAAAATTGATTCTGCTTCTTTACCAGTGGGTATTTTGGATAAAATTGAAGTCACAAAAAATGAATTGGAAGTTTATCCGGATGATTTTATAATTATGTTAACTGATGGGGTTATGGATATTAGAGATGATATAAAAGACAAAGAAGAATGGTTAAGGCAAATGATGCAGAATTCTTCTTTTGATCAAGCTGATAGTATGTTAAATTATATGCTAGAAACAATACTTGATTTTAATGGAGAAATTAATGATGATATGACAATGGTTGTCATAAAAGTTGAAGAACTTATAAAAAAAAGCAGGAAGTTTAAGGGTTTGCCTAGAATTAATATAGGGAAGTAG
- the tilS gene encoding tRNA lysidine(34) synthetase TilS — translation MDIFAEFRNYIRRNNLIRSEDSLILGVSGGPDSLVMLDLFARIMGEYNLDIVVFHLNHMFRKEAEKEAEYVRSIAQNYQLKSFIEKFDVPKYIQEYGYSPEEGARKARFDILRKLSEKSSIKKIAMAHNKDDLVETVLFNLIRGTGLKGLTGIDAKMYNDKLIVIHPLLSVSRKSIEKYCLEHKLNPVRDPSNTETYYTRNKIRNDILPYIEKEINPAVKDVVYRMSTYLREEEDFLTSFASEVYQRILIKRIDKKVVLSLPLLQDEEEVIRKRILKMAVKELQGNAMDLYSVHYNLINDIIFSGETGKSIDLKEDIRVKVSYEHLIFESDYSYDIIEEFNYDLAVPGKLKKKSYIITTEILSANTSWKRHVKGNNVCLCDFDKIKYPLKVRSRQDGDKFYPFGMNGSKKIKDFFIDEKIPLDKRNSIPLVVDNRRRIVWVSGYRADNRFKIDNKTKKILKIRIKLIGGD, via the coding sequence TTGGATATATTTGCCGAATTTCGAAATTACATAAGGAGAAATAATTTAATAAGATCTGAAGATTCATTAATTCTTGGTGTATCTGGTGGACCAGATTCTTTGGTCATGCTAGACTTGTTTGCTAGAATTATGGGAGAATATAATCTTGATATTGTAGTTTTTCATTTGAATCATATGTTTAGGAAAGAAGCTGAAAAGGAAGCAGAGTATGTAAGGAGTATTGCTCAGAACTATCAATTAAAGTCTTTTATAGAAAAATTTGATGTGCCAAAATATATTCAAGAGTATGGATATTCCCCTGAAGAAGGTGCTAGAAAAGCCCGATTTGATATTTTAAGGAAATTGTCCGAAAAATCTTCTATAAAAAAAATAGCTATGGCTCATAATAAAGATGACTTGGTAGAAACAGTATTATTCAATTTAATCAGAGGAACAGGGCTTAAAGGTTTGACTGGCATAGATGCTAAAATGTATAATGATAAATTAATAGTAATTCATCCTTTGTTATCTGTTTCAAGAAAAAGTATTGAAAAATACTGTTTGGAGCATAAATTGAATCCTGTAAGAGATCCGTCAAATACTGAAACATATTATACACGAAATAAAATACGTAATGATATACTGCCTTATATTGAAAAGGAAATTAATCCTGCAGTTAAAGATGTAGTTTATAGAATGTCTACTTATCTTAGAGAAGAAGAGGATTTTTTGACTTCCTTTGCTTCTGAAGTTTATCAAAGAATTCTTATTAAAAGAATTGATAAAAAAGTAGTATTATCACTACCTTTGTTACAGGATGAAGAAGAAGTGATCAGAAAACGGATATTAAAGATGGCGGTTAAAGAACTACAGGGTAATGCTATGGATTTATATTCGGTTCATTATAATCTTATTAATGACATAATATTTTCTGGTGAAACAGGAAAATCTATAGATTTGAAGGAGGATATTAGGGTAAAGGTATCATATGAGCATTTGATTTTTGAAAGTGATTATAGTTATGATATCATAGAAGAATTTAACTATGACTTAGCTGTGCCTGGAAAATTAAAAAAGAAGAGCTACATTATAACAACAGAGATCCTTAGCGCAAATACCTCTTGGAAAAGGCATGTAAAAGGTAATAATGTTTGTTTATGTGATTTTGACAAAATAAAATATCCACTTAAAGTTAGAAGCAGACAAGATGGAGATAAATTTTATCCTTTTGGTATGAATGGCTCCAAAAAAATTAAGGATTTTTTTATTGATGAAAAAATTCCTCTTGATAAAAGAAATAGTATTCCGCTCGTTGTAGATAATAGACGAAGAATAGTTTGGGTATCAGGATATAGAGCAGATAATAGATTTAAAATAGATAATAAAACAAAAAAAATACTTAAAATACGTATAAAACTTATTGGAGGCGATTAA
- a CDS encoding S1 RNA-binding domain-containing protein: MSIEVGSTVEGKVTGITKFGAFVELPGGDTGLVHISEVANTYVKDISNFLKQDETVKVKVIKIGDDGKIGLSIKQLEDPSDRVEKAAPKMSFEDQMSKFMKESTEKMQDLRNRDAKRGGYNNR; this comes from the coding sequence ATGTCAATTGAGGTTGGTAGCACGGTTGAGGGAAAAGTAACTGGAATTACTAAGTTTGGAGCTTTTGTAGAATTACCTGGAGGAGATACTGGATTGGTTCATATCTCTGAGGTGGCAAATACTTATGTAAAAGACATTAGTAATTTCTTGAAACAAGACGAGACTGTCAAAGTGAAGGTTATTAAAATTGGTGATGATGGAAAAATTGGACTTTCTATTAAACAATTAGAGGATCCTTCTGATCGAGTTGAGAAAGCAGCACCTAAGATGTCATTTGAAGATCAGATGTCTAAGTTTATGAAAGAAAGTACCGAAAAAATGCAAGATTTAAGAAATCGTGATGCAAAGCGCGGTGGTTATAATAATAGATAA
- a CDS encoding Tex family protein, with the protein MEKFIKIISKELKLKENQVKGTISLLDEGNTVPFIARYRKEITGTLDEVQIREIEDRIDYLRNLEKRKEEIIRLIDEQDKLTEELEEKIKHANVLQEVEDLYRPYKQKRQTRATKAREKGLEPLADIIWEQNVFSGVLADYAKQYINPELDLESEEDVYQGALDIIAEWISDNAEIRKLIRTYSFNNSLIVSRVKDKDLDEEGKYEIYYDYKEGVLKLPPHRTLAINRGEKEEILHISLLINEDRVYEIIEKMVVKNKENIFANKIRETIEDAYKRLIAPSIEREIRNKLSEKAEDHAIEVFSKNLKALLLQPPLKGQVVMAIDPGFRTGSKVCVVDETGKLLDTETIYPHPPQNELLKSKEKVRTLIKDYEVDSIAIGNGTAARETEFFVADLIKELKVDYQGDLNYIIVNEAGASVYSASPLAREEFPELDVAMRGAVSIARRLQDPLAELVKIEPRSIGVGLYQHDINAKRLEESLAKVVESAVNYVGVDLNTASVSLLKYVSGINSRVAKNIIKYREENGVFKSRIELKKVSRLGAKTYTQAAGFLRIMDGDNPLDNTPIHPESYKQSKVLLEDLGFSVAAIKSKDSVEKVRESLSSINIREKAKELEIGIPTLDDIISALKQPGRDPRDGLSKPIFRTDILKLEDLKEDMLIEGTVRNVVDFGAFVDIGVKEDGLVHISEMSHQYVNNPLDIVEVGDIVTVKVLSVDERRKRIALSMKV; encoded by the coding sequence CAGTTCCTTTTATTGCTCGTTATCGTAAGGAAATAACAGGTACTTTAGATGAAGTTCAAATAAGGGAAATTGAAGATCGAATTGATTATCTTAGAAATTTAGAAAAAAGAAAAGAAGAGATAATTCGCTTAATTGATGAACAGGATAAATTGACTGAAGAATTAGAAGAGAAAATCAAGCATGCCAATGTATTACAGGAAGTGGAAGATCTATATCGTCCTTATAAGCAAAAGAGACAAACTAGAGCTACTAAGGCTCGTGAAAAGGGTTTGGAACCTTTAGCAGATATTATATGGGAGCAAAATGTCTTTTCAGGTGTTTTGGCAGATTATGCTAAGCAATATATAAATCCTGAGTTAGACTTAGAATCAGAAGAGGACGTTTATCAAGGAGCACTTGATATTATTGCGGAATGGATATCCGATAATGCAGAGATACGTAAGTTGATTAGGACTTATAGTTTTAATAATTCTTTGATTGTAAGTAGGGTTAAGGATAAAGACTTAGACGAAGAAGGAAAATATGAGATATATTATGATTATAAAGAAGGTGTATTAAAGTTGCCCCCCCATAGAACTTTAGCTATTAATAGGGGAGAAAAGGAAGAGATACTTCATATTTCGTTATTAATAAATGAAGATAGAGTCTATGAAATTATAGAAAAGATGGTAGTTAAAAATAAGGAAAATATCTTTGCTAATAAAATAAGGGAGACTATTGAAGATGCTTATAAAAGGTTAATTGCACCTTCAATAGAAAGAGAGATAAGAAATAAACTTAGTGAAAAAGCAGAGGATCATGCGATTGAAGTATTCTCGAAAAATTTAAAAGCACTTTTATTACAACCCCCACTTAAGGGACAAGTAGTTATGGCAATCGATCCTGGCTTTAGAACTGGTTCTAAGGTCTGTGTAGTTGATGAGACAGGAAAATTGCTGGATACTGAAACAATTTATCCTCATCCACCTCAAAATGAGTTGTTAAAATCCAAAGAGAAAGTCAGAACTTTAATAAAAGATTATGAAGTTGATTCTATAGCTATTGGTAATGGTACTGCAGCAAGAGAAACAGAGTTTTTTGTGGCTGATTTGATTAAGGAGTTAAAGGTTGACTATCAAGGAGATTTGAATTATATTATAGTAAACGAAGCAGGTGCTTCGGTTTATTCTGCTTCTCCTTTGGCTAGGGAAGAGTTCCCGGAACTAGATGTAGCCATGAGAGGGGCGGTATCAATTGCTAGGCGTTTACAGGATCCTTTAGCGGAGCTAGTCAAGATTGAACCGCGCTCTATTGGTGTTGGTTTGTATCAACATGATATTAATGCCAAAAGACTTGAGGAGTCTCTTGCAAAAGTTGTAGAATCTGCCGTTAATTATGTAGGGGTTGATTTAAATACTGCTTCAGTTTCTTTATTAAAATATGTATCGGGAATAAATAGTAGGGTTGCTAAAAACATCATTAAATATAGAGAAGAAAATGGAGTTTTTAAGTCTAGGATTGAATTAAAAAAAGTTTCACGTCTGGGTGCTAAGACATATACACAGGCTGCTGGTTTTCTACGTATCATGGATGGCGATAATCCATTAGATAACACACCTATACACCCTGAATCATATAAACAAAGTAAAGTTTTGTTAGAGGACTTAGGCTTTTCTGTTGCTGCTATTAAAAGTAAAGATTCTGTGGAAAAAGTTAGAGAAAGTTTGAGTTCCATTAATATTAGAGAAAAAGCAAAGGAATTAGAAATAGGTATTCCTACATTAGATGATATCATATCAGCTTTAAAACAGCCAGGACGTGACCCTAGAGATGGGCTAAGTAAACCTATTTTTAGAACAGATATACTTAAATTAGAGGATTTAAAAGAAGATATGCTTATAGAAGGAACTGTACGCAATGTTGTAGATTTTGGTGCTTTTGTAGATATTGGTGTTAAGGAAGATGGCTTAGTGCATATATCTGAAATGAGTCATCAATATGTAAATAATCCTCTAGATATAGTAGAAGTGGGAGATATAGTAACAGTAAAAGTTTTATCAGTTGATGAGCGACGAAAAAGAATTGCTTTAAGTATGAAAGTATAA